The genome window GACAAATATTTGATGAATTAGGGTTAAAAGGTTTAAAAGTAGGTGCTGCGGAAGTTAGTCAATTTCATGCAAATTTTGTTTGGAATATGGGTTCTGCAAAAACTAAAGACATGCTTAACTTAACAGCTATTATGCGAAGTAAAGCGAAAAAAGAGTTAAATGCAGAATTGGAGTTAGAAGTACAACCCGTAGGTTTATTTCCCAAAGAAATGTATCAAAAATGTGGGATGGAAAATTTAGGTCCAAGTTATGAAAATGAACATGGAAAAAAATGGGTAGGTCTTTTTTATTATCCAAATTCTTTTGTTACTAAGCTCTTCTATTCTAATAATGAATTTCCAAAAATTCTTTATGAGGGCCCCTTTTTCGAGTATTTTCAAACTCCATTTAATGGTCGTCCTGATGTATTTGTAAGTCTATGTCAATTAATAAGTCTTGAAGATGCAAAGAAAAATCCTGCGAAACCTTTTCTTCAATGGAAAACTTTTACAACAGACAATCCAAATAAAATATTTTCTATTCCAGTTGCTGAAAAGTATGGAAAAAAGAACCAAAAATTTATAGATGAGCTTTGGAATTTTAGTGTAAGTGAAATATTTTTTGCGCATCCTGATAAACCAAAAACTTGTTATCTAGAATTTGAAGTAACTCCAAATGGTGAATGGATTGCTTTTGAATTTGATGGAGTTAGGCAAAGATCAACTCAAAATTTGCAACCAAATCTTAAATTATGGGACTCTTTAACAATTAATAATATGAGTATTCATTTCCATAATGATAAAGATTTAAGATACGTATTTGGCATGAATTTTACTTTTAATAATTTAAAAAATGTTATTAGTGAGCAGCAAAATTTTATTTCTTTCCAATGTGCTTTAAGCCTGGGTTATGGCAAATATTACTTATCACCAGCTTGGAAACATGTAGAGTATTCTCAATTAAAAAATAAGAAAAGAAAAAAAGATGAAATTTTAAAAGCCGATTTTCATCAACCAAGTAATTTTTGGAAACTTAAGTTATTTTAATTATTTATTGAAAAATTAAAATTCAAAATTTTCAACAATTTCTTTAAATTTATATATTTCATCCCATGTGTTGTAAATATGGGGTGAAAATCTAATTCCATAATTAGGTTTGCTATCTACAAAGACTTTTTCCTGCTTTAAATAATTTAAAAACTGTTCATCATTTTTAGTAGAAAAAACGAAAGTACCTCCTCTTTCATCATGCTGAAGCGGAGAAAGTACTTTGATTTTTGGTTTTTCTTGCATATAGCTATGAAGATAAGAAATATATTCCTGATTTTTTTTATAAATATTTTCAAATCCAATATTATTTAACAATTTAATACTTTCAATTGCAAGCATTAAAGGTAAAATACATGGAGTACCATCCATAAATTGACTTGAATTTGAACTTTTTTTTAATTCATCAATATTTTCAGCAAAAATATTTTCCATCCCAAACCAACCAAATGCATTTGAATTAATTTTACCAAATACACTGCTGTTTGCCCAGATAAATCCAGTTCCAGTTCCACCACAAAGCCACTTTAAACATGATCCAATGGCAAAATCGAAATTAGAATTTTCTAAATTAATTGGAATTACCCCAATTGATTGGGCGAGATCTAATATGGATATAACATTAAATTTTCTACACTTATTAGCAATATCGACGATAGGCTGTTTGAATGAGTTACCATAAGTTACATGAGAAACTAAAAGAAATAGTGTTTTATCATCAATTTCATTTAACCATTGTTCGGTTTGAATTCTTCCATTTTTACTTTTAATCAATATAAATTCATAAAAATCTTTTGGGAGAAAATTAAAAATAAATTGCATTGATGGAAATTCTAAGTCACTTAAGATAATTTTTTTCCGCTTATTATTTTTTGGTATTGCATGAATAATTTTTAAGAGTGCTGAAGAATTGTTTATTTGATAACAAAAATTTTTTGATTTACTAAAAGTTATTTCTGCTAAAATTTTATGGAAATTTTCGAGATAAGGGAGCCATTCTTCCCAAGAATTTCCACCTTTATTTTTCCATGAATGGAAATAAAGCTCTTTAGCAATTTCTTGATTTTTGTTTAAACAGCCCATTGAGTGATTAAGGAAGTAAAGACCGTTTGGTTTTAGAAACTGATTGATTAATAAAGACATTGGAAAACCTAATTTTTAAATAACTTTTTGTGAACTTAAACTATCTCGAACCACTCCATACTGATGCCCCCATTCTGAAGTCATTTTTGAACGAATTTCCCATAACTCTGGAAAAAGGGAGCGTGCAATTCTATTAGTGAGATTTGTAACAACATTACCTTTCATTGAATGCGCTTGTAGCCCAATACTTCTACCAATTAATTTCATATGGGAATAAAGAAATTTGTTGTAAAGATCATCCAATTCAAGGAAACATTCACAAATTAAATAAACATCATTATGGACATATTCTGTATGATATATTTTCTCAAAGTCTAAAATATCATGAATGCCAAAAAGTTCCTTAAATGAAAGCCAAAGAGTTGTAGAAATTTTTAAAAATGATTTAAATCCTGGCGAATCTTGGCCACTCCCGTTACCTAATTTTAATCTAATATCTTGATATTCTCTTGGAGACATAGAATGAAGAATTTCAATTGTTTTTAAAAGGCACTCTTGTGCTTTATGTGCACGTTTAAAATTGCTAATAATTCTTTGATAATTTTTTTCTAATAAATATTTATTGATTTCAAGGAGAGAAAAATTTAAGGATTTAA of Pigmentibacter sp. JX0631 contains these proteins:
- the murB gene encoding UDP-N-acetylmuramate dehydrogenase; protein product: MQKKIPDYFVENQNIKEKTYYKMGGIARYFSTPSNLFEIQQTILWCHSQQLPCSILGSGSNSVYSDENFSGVILSLENLNHWFWETDEYLFVEAGVTNTEIAEICMVANRAGASWMFRMPGQVGASVRMNARCYGGEISQIVKNVLTIDHYGYIKTYTSEEIFQGYKLTTLMHKPEIVVGVRLFFPNKLAAEKLLKHMLICEEDRHKKKHFFLPSCGSTFKNNYSVGKPSGQIFDELGLKGLKVGAAEVSQFHANFVWNMGSAKTKDMLNLTAIMRSKAKKELNAELELEVQPVGLFPKEMYQKCGMENLGPSYENEHGKKWVGLFYYPNSFVTKLFYSNNEFPKILYEGPFFEYFQTPFNGRPDVFVSLCQLISLEDAKKNPAKPFLQWKTFTTDNPNKIFSIPVAEKYGKKNQKFIDELWNFSVSEIFFAHPDKPKTCYLEFEVTPNGEWIAFEFDGVRQRSTQNLQPNLKLWDSLTINNMSIHFHNDKDLRYVFGMNFTFNNLKNVISEQQNFISFQCALSLGYGKYYLSPAWKHVEYSQLKNKKRKKDEILKADFHQPSNFWKLKLF
- a CDS encoding aminotransferase class V-fold PLP-dependent enzyme, with translation MSLLINQFLKPNGLYFLNHSMGCLNKNQEIAKELYFHSWKNKGGNSWEEWLPYLENFHKILAEITFSKSKNFCYQINNSSALLKIIHAIPKNNKRKKIILSDLEFPSMQFIFNFLPKDFYEFILIKSKNGRIQTEQWLNEIDDKTLFLLVSHVTYGNSFKQPIVDIANKCRKFNVISILDLAQSIGVIPINLENSNFDFAIGSCLKWLCGGTGTGFIWANSSVFGKINSNAFGWFGMENIFAENIDELKKSSNSSQFMDGTPCILPLMLAIESIKLLNNIGFENIYKKNQEYISYLHSYMQEKPKIKVLSPLQHDERGGTFVFSTKNDEQFLNYLKQEKVFVDSKPNYGIRFSPHIYNTWDEIYKFKEIVENFEF
- a CDS encoding tryptophan 2,3-dioxygenase family protein, which codes for MLSNRLTIDELSELMNGNGKSDYEIYLKTKDLLSLQTNYNELCNADEIHFQLVHQAEELFFKSLNFSLLEINKYLLEKNYQRIISNFKRAHKAQECLLKTIEILHSMSPREYQDIRLKLGNGSGQDSPGFKSFLKISTTLWLSFKELFGIHDILDFEKIYHTEYVHNDVYLICECFLELDDLYNKFLYSHMKLIGRSIGLQAHSMKGNVVTNLTNRIARSLFPELWEIRSKMTSEWGHQYGVVRDSLSSQKVI